The nucleotide sequence GAATCCGAGCCGGTTGACTGTGAGATTTCCGCCGATCGAGAACGTGAGCGCGGCCGTCGCACCGGACGGCTCCGTGGGCATCTGTTCCATACGCCTGACTCTAAGGGGACGTCCGGGACGGACCGAATCATCGAAGGCGACTTCGCCAAGTCGCCCCGTGCGGTGGTGACTCAGCGGGAACGGGTCGGCCGATAAAGTCAACTCCCATATGTCGATGGGCATTCACGGCTGGTGATTGGCATGGAACGCGTCACTCCATAGCCTGGGAAAGGTCAGGCGGCCGGCGAATTCCCCCTCCGCGCAGCGCGTACGGCACACCGGCGGCTCAGCGACCCACCGGGACCGGTCGGGTGGCTCGCCCCTCATTTCCCTCTTCTTCCTCACGGCGTCAGCCGTGCCTTCGGAGGTTCCCCATGCAGAGCGAACAGACGCGCGCCATCCTTGAGGAGTGGTTCGACGCGATCGGCAAAGGCGACGGCGAGAAGATCATCGCCGCCCTTTCTCCGTCCGTCGTCTTCGAACTCCCGAAGGACAAATGGAACGCGGTGATCGGCTACCTCGGCACGCATGTCGGACGTAGCGCCGTCGCCGAGGCGTTCCGGATCCGTGCCGAGACCACCGAAGTACTCCAGTACCAGCTCCGCGAGCTCGTGGTGGACGGCGGAACGGCCTACGCACGGATCTACACCAAGGCCCGGCACACCCGCACGCTGGTCCCCTTCGAGATCGAGGACAGCCATCGTCTGGAACTCGACGGGCAGGGCCGGATCGCCCGTTGGAAGGTCTGGTTCGATCCCAACGGGGAGGTGGCTGCCTTTACCGCCGACCGGGACGCCCGCCTGCTCGACGCGGTGGGCAAGGGGTCGTCACATGAGGTCCGTGCCCTTCTTGAGATCGGCGCCAATCCCGATTTCCGTGACTCCGAGTCGGGCCTGACCGCCCTTCAGACAGCTGCCGGCCGGGGCCATGCCAACCTGGTGCACATCCTGATCGGCGCGGGCGCGGACGTGCACACCACCGACGCCCGGGCCGGGGGTACGGCCCTGCACAAGGCGGTGCAGGGCGGAGACCTGGCGACGGTGACCACGCTGGTCGAGGCGGGGAGCTTCGTCGACGCGGTCGCGCCCACCACGGGGCACACCCCGTTGATGGACGCGCTCTGGTACAAGTGGCCCGACATCGTCGGTTACCTCCTTGAGCAGAACGCCGGTCTCGGCCTTTCCACGCACTACGGGTTCTCGATGCGGGAACACTTCGAGTACGAGCTGAACGTCAACACGCGCGGCAAGGAGAAGCTGCTGGAAGCCGAGCGGCTTCTCCGGCAGCGCACCGAGAGCGACGAGCGACGCAGTGCCGAACACGCGCTCCTGACCGCGGTCAACGCGGGCGACACGCACACCGTTCGAAACCTGCTGCGCGAGGATACCGACGTCGATCGTCGCTTCCCTGTGGTCAACGGCTTCAACGACGCGCACACAGCGCTTCTGGTCGCCGCCAGGGACGGTCGCACCGAGATGGTCCGCGCGCTGATCGCGGCCGGCGCCGACGTCAACGCCACAGAGCCGACGTTCGGGGCCGTCCCGCTGCACAAGGCCGTCTACAACGGCCACGCCGACATCACCCGAATCTTGGTCGAGGCAGCGGGCATCGACCTCGACTTCCAGGGCGCCACGAACGGCTACACCCCGCTGCACGACGCCCTGTGGCATGGCTACGAAGACTGCGCCGACGTGCTGATCGAGGCGGGGGCCCGGCGTGACCTGGTGGGTCACGACGGGAAGACCCCGCGCGACATCGCCGTCGATTCCTTCGGGCGGGACCACCGTTTGGTCAAGGCGCTGGACCAGCACTCCTGAACCCACTCCGTAGGACGGAAGAAAAGGAGAGAGCCACCATGGCCATGACCATGCGAGCGGTTCGCCAACATACCTTCGGCGGCCCGCAGGTGCTGCGGATCGACCGGGCGCCCCGCCCGGAGCCGCTGTGGACAGAGGTCCTCGTAAGGGTCAGCGCCGCGGGCGTCAACCCGGTGGACGCGAAGACCCGCGAGGGCGGCGGCATTTCGTCGGCGCAGGGCGGCCTCCCGATGACTCTGGGCTGGGACGTGTCGGGAGTCGTGGAGGAGGTCGGCTCCGGCGTCACCCGGTTCGCCCCGGGCGACGAGGTGTACGGGATGGTCAACTTCCCGAGGGTCGGCGCCGGCTATGCCGAGTACGTGACCGCGGACTCCGGCCAGCTCGGCCGCAAGCCCGGTTCCCTCACCCACACCGAGGCGGCGGCGTTGCCGCTCGCCGCGCTGACGGCCTGGCAGAGCCTGGTCAACGTAGGGGGCGTGGGGCCAGGGTCCAGGGTCCTGGTGCACGGCGCCGCCGGCGGGCTGGGGCACCTGGCGGTGCAGATCGCCCGCGCGCGGGGGGCCGCGTATCTGTACGGCACGGTGCGCGGCGACGCCTCGGCGTTGCGGGCCATGGGCCTGGACGAGCCGATCGACTACACCCGCGCCCGCTTCGAGAACGCCGCCCGCGACGTGGACGTGGTGATCGACACGGTGGGCGGCGAGTACGGTCTGCGCTCGCTGGACACCATGCGCTCCGGGGGCGTCCTGGTCTCCCTGCCGGAACCGCCGGAACCGCAAGCCGTGCGCGAGGCCGAACGACGCGGCCTGCGGGCGGTGTCCCTGACCGTCGAAGCCGACCGTGCCGATCTGGAGTCGATCACCGCCCTGGTGGAAGCGGGTGCGCTGCGCCCGACGCTGGCCGAGGTGCTGCCGCTCGACCAGGCCGCGAAGGCGCACGAGTTGATCGAGTCCGGCCATGTCCACGGCAAGATCGTCCTGACGGTCTGAGAGGAGCGTTACGATGCCGATCATTCGCGTCAGCCTGCTGGAAGGCTGGACCACGGAACAAAAGGCAGAGGTCGCCCGCGAGCTGACGGAGTCCCTCGTCTCCGTGCTCGGCGAGGTGTCCCGTCCCTACATCTACGCCGTCGTGGAGGAGATGCAGGCCGGCGCCGTCGCCTTCGGCGGCAACGTGATCACCCACGAGATGAATCTCGAGGCCCTGGCCACCTCGGCCCTTCAGCACCAGAAGGTGGTGAACGCCCGGCGGACGGAGGAAGCCTACGACGCCCTGGCGAGCGGGAACCGGCAGCTCATCGCGGGCTACTGGGACGACGACGTGGCCTGGTCGGTGCCCGGCAGTCACCCGCTCTCGGGCGTCAAGAAGGGGATCGGGGAACTGCTCGCCTTCCGCGTCGCACAGGAGCGGCTGACCGGCGGCACCTTCCGTGCCGAACGGAGCCACCCCCTCGTGGACGGCACGACGGTGGTGGTGCGTCTGCGCGAGGCGGCAGTGCGGGAGAACGGACACAGCCTGGCGGTCGACGCGCTGCACACCCTGGAGTGGGCGGACGGGCGCATCGTCTCCGGCGGTGAGGCGTTCGTGGGCACCGCGGCGGCGGACAACGACGCCTTCTGGAGCTGACCCCTGCCGGAGTTGATGAAGGGGCGCCGTCGAAGG is from Streptomyces sp. NBC_00370 and encodes:
- a CDS encoding ankyrin repeat domain-containing protein, which produces MQSEQTRAILEEWFDAIGKGDGEKIIAALSPSVVFELPKDKWNAVIGYLGTHVGRSAVAEAFRIRAETTEVLQYQLRELVVDGGTAYARIYTKARHTRTLVPFEIEDSHRLELDGQGRIARWKVWFDPNGEVAAFTADRDARLLDAVGKGSSHEVRALLEIGANPDFRDSESGLTALQTAAGRGHANLVHILIGAGADVHTTDARAGGTALHKAVQGGDLATVTTLVEAGSFVDAVAPTTGHTPLMDALWYKWPDIVGYLLEQNAGLGLSTHYGFSMREHFEYELNVNTRGKEKLLEAERLLRQRTESDERRSAEHALLTAVNAGDTHTVRNLLREDTDVDRRFPVVNGFNDAHTALLVAARDGRTEMVRALIAAGADVNATEPTFGAVPLHKAVYNGHADITRILVEAAGIDLDFQGATNGYTPLHDALWHGYEDCADVLIEAGARRDLVGHDGKTPRDIAVDSFGRDHRLVKALDQHS
- a CDS encoding NADP-dependent oxidoreductase; translated protein: MAMTMRAVRQHTFGGPQVLRIDRAPRPEPLWTEVLVRVSAAGVNPVDAKTREGGGISSAQGGLPMTLGWDVSGVVEEVGSGVTRFAPGDEVYGMVNFPRVGAGYAEYVTADSGQLGRKPGSLTHTEAAALPLAALTAWQSLVNVGGVGPGSRVLVHGAAGGLGHLAVQIARARGAAYLYGTVRGDASALRAMGLDEPIDYTRARFENAARDVDVVIDTVGGEYGLRSLDTMRSGGVLVSLPEPPEPQAVREAERRGLRAVSLTVEADRADLESITALVEAGALRPTLAEVLPLDQAAKAHELIESGHVHGKIVLTV
- a CDS encoding tautomerase family protein; amino-acid sequence: MPIIRVSLLEGWTTEQKAEVARELTESLVSVLGEVSRPYIYAVVEEMQAGAVAFGGNVITHEMNLEALATSALQHQKVVNARRTEEAYDALASGNRQLIAGYWDDDVAWSVPGSHPLSGVKKGIGELLAFRVAQERLTGGTFRAERSHPLVDGTTVVVRLREAAVRENGHSLAVDALHTLEWADGRIVSGGEAFVGTAAADNDAFWS